A part of Jiangella alba genomic DNA contains:
- a CDS encoding alpha/beta fold hydrolase, with amino-acid sequence MTPTIPDFEYRRVPGDGDVALNVAVGGSGRPVVLLHGFPQTHLMWRHIAADLAADHTVIVPDLRGYGSSDKPGADEDATYAKRTMAADVVALAAHLGHERFALAGHDRGALVAFRAGLDHPDRVTHLAILDVLPTLDMWDVLHGASAAVAFHLYLMAQPPGLPERLIAGAPDEFFGYFLDQWGADPAAIPADVRAEYLRACAAAVPSIVADYRASAGIDVEHDAADKAAGRRLAMPVTVVQQDWGAALGYDAAGLWKAWADDLRHSTTTAGHFMAEQDPAAVVAELRALLRR; translated from the coding sequence ATGACGCCCACCATCCCGGACTTCGAGTACCGGCGGGTGCCTGGAGACGGCGACGTCGCGCTCAATGTCGCCGTCGGCGGCAGCGGCCGTCCGGTCGTGCTGCTGCACGGGTTCCCGCAGACCCACCTGATGTGGCGGCACATCGCCGCCGACCTGGCCGCCGACCACACCGTCATCGTGCCCGACCTGCGCGGCTACGGCAGCAGCGACAAGCCCGGCGCGGACGAGGACGCCACCTACGCCAAGCGCACCATGGCCGCCGACGTCGTCGCGCTGGCCGCGCACCTCGGGCACGAACGGTTCGCACTGGCCGGGCACGACCGCGGCGCGCTGGTGGCGTTCCGCGCCGGCCTGGACCACCCGGACCGCGTGACGCACCTCGCGATCCTCGACGTGCTGCCGACGCTGGACATGTGGGACGTGCTGCACGGCGCGTCCGCGGCGGTCGCGTTCCACCTCTACCTGATGGCGCAGCCGCCGGGGCTGCCGGAGCGGCTGATCGCCGGGGCGCCGGACGAGTTCTTCGGCTACTTCCTGGACCAGTGGGGCGCCGATCCGGCCGCGATTCCGGCGGACGTGCGGGCCGAGTACCTGCGGGCCTGCGCGGCGGCCGTCCCGTCGATCGTGGCCGACTACCGCGCCTCCGCCGGCATCGACGTCGAACACGACGCGGCGGACAAGGCAGCCGGCCGGCGACTGGCGATGCCGGTGACCGTCGTGCAGCAGGACTGGGGCGCGGCGCTCGGCTACGACGCGGCCGGGCTCTGGAAGGCCTGGGCGGACGACCTGCGGCACAGCACCACGACGGCCGGGCACTTCATGGCCGAGCAGGACCCGGCCGCGGTCGTCGCCGAACTGCGGGCGCTGCTGCGCCGCTAG